Part of the Legionella cardiaca genome, ATAGCGCTAAGGGAGATAGGCATGGATTCAATTTCTAGTCTTTGGAAATACGTGAAAAAAAAACAACCAGTAAGCACCACTGGTGCCGTGGCTCATACTTATTATTGGTTGCTCACGTTGATGTCTGGCGATATAGTCTATGTCAATCCTAATTTTAAACCTGACCCCAACGACTCTACGGGTGGGAAAGGGGTAGTAATTTATTGTGTGCATGGCACTGCTGATAATCCTGGCTCGTTTATTAAAGCAATTGAACGGTTAATTGAAGAGGGTTTACCTAGTAATATTTCAGCAATTTATCTAGTTTCTTTTGATAACCGGTATCAGGGCAAAGGAATTAAGTTTTTTTCGCGAGAACTAATTAATAAGGTGGTGGCCAATGGTCACAAAGATGTTGCTTTTATGGGGCATTCAAGAGGTGGATTGATAATTTCTCATGCCGCGGAGTATCGAGCCCCCCCTTTAGGAATAAAAGTTCACTTTTTATTTCCCATTTGTGCACCTTTTGGTGGTTCCTATTGGGCTATTAAACCTATCTCAATATTTTCAACGTCGGTGGCACAGATGGAAATCAATGCTGATTTACTAAAAGATCTCAACCAAGTCATCAGCAATAGTGACAACAAATACTATTTTATTGGTGCAGAAGAGGACGCTATTGTCTTACCTGAGGCAACTTACGTGGCTGGCTACCTGGAGAAAAAACCAGGTTGTCGCTTAGTGCTGGATCGTCATGGCCATCTATCGATTATGTCCTCGCATCGTTTAGTTGCCTATGTTCACGAGACACTTCATGGCATCGATGCCTTAAAGTCCCAACCAAAACCAGTTTCGCAAGTTGCAACTGACTTCAAGAATGAGATTGAAAAAGAAAACGAAGACATCCAAGACCTATTTGATGACTTCATGGAGTATGAGCCTAAAACTAATTTTGATTTGAGCTAAGCAAGTTTATCTTTTAGGAATGGCCCTTTTCAAATTGATCTAGTTTTTCTTCCAATTGCCATTGTAATTTCGCTTTTTCGCTGGTTTTTAGAAATGCCTGGCAGCTTGGGCTATGCATCTTTTCACAGGCTTTTATGGGAGTAGCAGTTGCAGCATTTTTCCACAAACTTTCTCCTGGCAAGAAACTATAGGTCAGCGCATTGCGGTTAATCATTTTCAGGGTGTGATAATCAAGTCCATGATTTAATACTGCTTTTGTGTATTCTTGTGTTAGATTAGTGCGTAATACACCCTCATCATCGGTCGATAATATGATTGGAACATTATTCGCTAAATAATAGCCTAGAGGATGTTTTTTTCCATAAATATTAAGGATCTTATGATTGCTCGTTAAATTAATTTCAACGGCAATGGGTTTATTTGCCATATCATGAAGAAGCAGTGGTGCCTGATCTTCAAACGCAATCGCCGTACCATGACCAATGCGCTCCGCGTGTGCGACATGAATTGCTTCACGCATATGAAAATTTAAATCAGATGGAAGGACATCACCAGGAGCTAATTCACCAGCATGTAAACTTAGATGGACAGTAGGGTAGGTCTGACGCAGGAAAGCAAAGATCTTCATTTGCTCATGATAGTCATGCAAGGAAATAATACCATCTTCAGGTTGAACTAAATTAACAGCAATGAGCTCTTTGGATTTAGCTGCGGCGGCAAAACCGTTAAGCGCTTGTGCGAATACCTTCTCTAAAGGTTGTTCACGCAATACATAATATTGAAATTTTACTGTCAGTTGGCAAACATCCTGGTTTGGATGCTGCTCGCAGCCTAAATTTTTTCTGGTTTTTTTTAAAAGGGCTGTGGTTTCATCTATAGTAAATTGAATATTTTTCTGGAAATCCTGGTTAGCTAATAGTTTGTCTTTAGCTGCCGCTAAACCAGTATTTAAAAGTGTTGGCGTACCAAAGCTTGTGGAATTGGCATTATCAGGCAATATCATAATTTCTAGATATTGCTCGTGCTGATTAGCTGCTCTCTGAAGCACTTCGGCCAGTAATTCAGGACTGTAATCATTTACAATAGGCATAAATTTATAAAAACTATTAAAGAAATGATCGTGTCCGGATTCTTGTTGCGGTTGAAAATTTTTCATCGACCAGGCTTGGATGGTTTTTTCGTAAAATTCTGGCTGTTTCATCACCTCTTTGCTGATAATGCCCTGACAATTCTCCACCACTTTGTTGAGTGCAAAATTCTCTTTATCCAAACAATAGTTCCCCTGGCTAGCAAGACTGAGCATTGTTTCAGGATAAGCACCTCCAGCCAAATGATAGTGCAACTCACCACCTTTAGGCATGGCTTTTAAGAAGGCATATAAGGCATTTGGATTATTTTTAATTGTGTTAAATTGACTATCTACATCTGCAAAAGTAAATGTTGAGCAAACTACAAGTGAGGAAAAAGAAATAATTTTGAAAAATCGCATAAATCTGGAAAACAAATTTCAAAGATAGATTATCTCATAAAAAAGAGGGCAGGATCTAATTCATGTAAAAAAAAATCACAGGTTTAAGCCTGTGATTTTTATTATTTCAGGAGTTAACGTTTAGCGACTGCCAAGCCTTTTAAAATTGTTAATGCGGCATATAATTGATAATCTTCATGAAGCAATGTTTCATCATCTTTATTCGCATTTTGGCCTTGTTTTTCAACAGTTTCATTTTTATTGAGTAAGTGACCATTTAAATCTGCTTCACTGAAGCCAGCTAAGGCATCCGCTTTATTTTCAGCTTTAGGTACAGTAATCTCCTCTACAACAATATCAGGGGTAATCCCTTTTGCCTGAATAGAGGTCCCTGATGGTGTGTAGTACAAGGCAGTAGTTAATTTAATACCTCGTTTCTCGTCTAGAGGGAGTACTGTTTGCACAGAACCTTTACCAAAGCTTTGTGTACCAAGAATAATCGCTCGCTTATTATCCTTTAATGCCCCTGCAACAATTTCGGAAGCAGAAGCAGAGCCATTATTGATTAACACAACTAACGGTGCATTATCTAAAATATCACCGGGATTTGCCAAGGCGGTAAATTTGGAGCCTGGTAAACGTCCTTGAGTGTAAACAATCATTTCTTGCTGGCCATTTTTACCGGAATCAATGAAAGCATCTGAAACCTGGATTGCTGAATCTAAGAGGCCACCGGGGTTATTACGTAAATCAAGAATAAGACCTTTTAAGTGACCACCAGCCTGTTGCTTAAGTTGGGCAATGGCTTTTTCCATGTCTTCACCAGTCATGGCTTGAAATTGAGTTAAACGAACATAGCCATAACCATCGTCAAGCAATTTACTTTTGACACTCTTAATTAAGATTTTTTCACGTATCAGAGAGAAAACCAACGGTTTGCTTTCTCCTTTACGTAAGATAGTTAAATCAAGGGTGGTTCCCTCTTTTCCGCGCATTAAATCAACAGCTTCTTTTAGAGAAATTCCTTGTACGGATTGAGTACCCAGCTTAATAATATAGTCACCAGCTTTTATACCTGCTTTAAATGCTGGAGTATCCACTAAAGGAGTGACAACTTTGACTACACCATCCTCCATGGTTACTTCAATTCCCAACCCCCCGAATTCACCGCTGGTTGATGTTTGTAATTCTTTAAATGAATCTTCATCAAGATAAGTAGAGTGAGGGTCGAGTCCATTTAACATGCCACGAATGGCATTATCAAATAATTCTTTGTCATCGACAGGTTTCACATAATATTTTTTAATTTGCCCAAGCGCATTGGAAAAACGTTGAACGTCTTCCATGGGTATTCTTTTGGTAGTAGCGGTCTCCTCATTGGCGGTATTTGCCACATCTGCCGCAGTAAATGCTGGAGTAGGAAAAATGAAAGCAGTTGTAATTAAAGCGACTATAGCTTTTAAGTAAGGCCGTTTGTTGTGCAGCATTCTGTTCTCCTTGGTAGTTTGGCACGCACCAAGCGGCCAGCTCCGGGTATATGTATCTATAGCAATATAAATGCCAAAGCCAAAAAGAGCTTGATAACAAATTCTCTATCCCGAGTGTGACCTATTGATATTGACCTAGAACGTCGTCTCGATGTATCAATGCAATCTCAAAAATCCTGATATTATTTCTTCTTGTTAAGAACTTATTAAACAAGCTCTAAGACAACCATTCAAGTGGTGGAATAGCTTTCCCTCGGTGTCTTACTTCGAAGTATAGTCCGTTTTGTTTAAGTCCGCCGCTATGCCCTACCGCTGCAATTTGCTCTCCTTTAAGAACGCTGCTTCCTTTTGATTTAAATAGAGATTGATTATGTGCATAAAGCGTCATAAAGCCTTGACCATGGTCAATAATTAGTAATAATCCATAGCCATTCAACCAATCGCTAAAAACAACCTTACCAGGGTAAACGGCAGTGACGGGGGTTCCTTCGGCGGCAAAAAATGTCACACCTTGGTTCATTTTTTGAAAAGCCTGCCTATTTGTTGCTACAGGCCTTGGTAATTTGCGACGCATTTGAGTAAATGGTTTACTTGACTGCATAATACTTTGTACAGCCAATGTTTTTAATAAACGAGTAAGATTATCTTTATTACGCTCGTATTCTTCTAAGGTGTGTTGTTTAGTTTGAATCTCATTATTTAATGATTGAATAACGGCTGTATGGTATTGCTTGGTACGCTCAAGTTGCTGTTGGTGATTATTTAATTCATGTTGCAATTGTTGTTGTTCGGCAATCTCTGTTTTAAGCGAGTTCTGATTGAGCGTAATATCACGCTTGGTGGCATCGATTTTATCAATAATATGTTGTCGCGATTGAATTAAATATTGATAAAAAGTTAACAAACGGCTGATGGCATAAGGTTCATCCTGATTAATTAACCATTTAAGCGGTTCATATTGCCCCATTTTATAGCGAGTTTTAACATGGGCAGCAAGTAATTGTTGCTGAGTAATCAATTGTTTATTTAGGTCATTAAGGTTTTGCTGAAGCGTAACAATTTTGTGTTGCTTTGAATCCATATCATTTTGAATGATTCGTAATTGTCTAATGCCTTCACCAATTTGTTTTTCTGTGCCGGCGAGCTCTTGATTAAGGAGGCCGCGTTTATCATTAGCATTGGCTAATGTTTGCTTAAGCTTACTAATTTGATTATCCAACGCTCTCAATTTGGTCTTGGTTTGCACAATAGTTGCATTTTCTCCCCATACATTTCCCTGTCCAGTAAAAAAAGCTATCAGAAGAAGAATGCGCCAGAGGAGAAATACAAAAGTTTTAGAGTGTAAGATCATTCAGTTTCTGCCAATAAAGCTTCCCCAGTCATTTCTTGGGGTTTCTCAATACCTAATAACGCCAACACAGTTGGAGCCACATCAATTAAACTACCGTGTGAATGAGTAAAATGCCATTTTTCACCAATAAAAAGAAAGGGAACCGGTTGACAAGTATGTGCAGTGTGCGCTTGGCTTGTTGATTCATCAAACATTGCTTCTGCGTTACCATGATCAGCCGTGATTAATAACATGCCGTCTTGCTCAGCTACAGCTTGCCAGACATCGTGAAGGCATTTATCAAGGCATTCTATCGCTTTGACTGTTGCTTGAAAATCACCTGTATGTCCCACCATATCTGCATTAGCATAATTACAAATGACAACATCATACGCTTTACTACGAATGGCATCTACTAGTGCATGAGTAAGTTCTGGAGCACTCATTTCAGGTAGTAAATCATAGGTTGTAACCTGAGGTGAAGGAATCAGAATTCGATCTTCATTGGCGAAAACCTGTTCTGAACCACCATTGAAGAAAAAAGTAACGTGGGCATATTTTTCCGTTTCGGCAATTCTTAATTGACTCAAGCCTGATTCAGCCACCAGTTCACCTAGTGTATGATGTAGTACCATGGGGGGAAAGGCACAATCTGTCACCAGGTTCTTTGCATAGCGTGTCATGGTAATAAAATGAGATAAGGCCGGCTGC contains:
- a CDS encoding alpha/beta hydrolase, whose translation is MDSISSLWKYVKKKQPVSTTGAVAHTYYWLLTLMSGDIVYVNPNFKPDPNDSTGGKGVVIYCVHGTADNPGSFIKAIERLIEEGLPSNISAIYLVSFDNRYQGKGIKFFSRELINKVVANGHKDVAFMGHSRGGLIISHAAEYRAPPLGIKVHFLFPICAPFGGSYWAIKPISIFSTSVAQMEINADLLKDLNQVISNSDNKYYFIGAEEDAIVLPEATYVAGYLEKKPGCRLVLDRHGHLSIMSSHRLVAYVHETLHGIDALKSQPKPVSQVATDFKNEIEKENEDIQDLFDDFMEYEPKTNFDLS
- a CDS encoding adenosine deaminase family protein produces the protein MRFFKIISFSSLVVCSTFTFADVDSQFNTIKNNPNALYAFLKAMPKGGELHYHLAGGAYPETMLSLASQGNYCLDKENFALNKVVENCQGIISKEVMKQPEFYEKTIQAWSMKNFQPQQESGHDHFFNSFYKFMPIVNDYSPELLAEVLQRAANQHEQYLEIMILPDNANSTSFGTPTLLNTGLAAAKDKLLANQDFQKNIQFTIDETTALLKKTRKNLGCEQHPNQDVCQLTVKFQYYVLREQPLEKVFAQALNGFAAAAKSKELIAVNLVQPEDGIISLHDYHEQMKIFAFLRQTYPTVHLSLHAGELAPGDVLPSDLNFHMREAIHVAHAERIGHGTAIAFEDQAPLLLHDMANKPIAVEINLTSNHKILNIYGKKHPLGYYLANNVPIILSTDDEGVLRTNLTQEYTKAVLNHGLDYHTLKMINRNALTYSFLPGESLWKNAATATPIKACEKMHSPSCQAFLKTSEKAKLQWQLEEKLDQFEKGHS
- a CDS encoding murein hydrolase activator EnvC family protein; translated protein: MILHSKTFVFLLWRILLLIAFFTGQGNVWGENATIVQTKTKLRALDNQISKLKQTLANANDKRGLLNQELAGTEKQIGEGIRQLRIIQNDMDSKQHKIVTLQQNLNDLNKQLITQQQLLAAHVKTRYKMGQYEPLKWLINQDEPYAISRLLTFYQYLIQSRQHIIDKIDATKRDITLNQNSLKTEIAEQQQLQHELNNHQQQLERTKQYHTAVIQSLNNEIQTKQHTLEEYERNKDNLTRLLKTLAVQSIMQSSKPFTQMRRKLPRPVATNRQAFQKMNQGVTFFAAEGTPVTAVYPGKVVFSDWLNGYGLLLIIDHGQGFMTLYAHNQSLFKSKGSSVLKGEQIAAVGHSGGLKQNGLYFEVRHRGKAIPPLEWLS
- a CDS encoding S41 family peptidase, whose product is MLHNKRPYLKAIVALITTAFIFPTPAFTAADVANTANEETATTKRIPMEDVQRFSNALGQIKKYYVKPVDDKELFDNAIRGMLNGLDPHSTYLDEDSFKELQTSTSGEFGGLGIEVTMEDGVVKVVTPLVDTPAFKAGIKAGDYIIKLGTQSVQGISLKEAVDLMRGKEGTTLDLTILRKGESKPLVFSLIREKILIKSVKSKLLDDGYGYVRLTQFQAMTGEDMEKAIAQLKQQAGGHLKGLILDLRNNPGGLLDSAIQVSDAFIDSGKNGQQEMIVYTQGRLPGSKFTALANPGDILDNAPLVVLINNGSASASEIVAGALKDNKRAIILGTQSFGKGSVQTVLPLDEKRGIKLTTALYYTPSGTSIQAKGITPDIVVEEITVPKAENKADALAGFSEADLNGHLLNKNETVEKQGQNANKDDETLLHEDYQLYAALTILKGLAVAKR